A region of Sphingobium baderi DNA encodes the following proteins:
- a CDS encoding aa3-type cytochrome c oxidase subunit IV: MAQEGNIDSATETYEGFVAVMKWGTIASLIAGAIVVLLISS; encoded by the coding sequence ATGGCCCAAGAGGGAAATATAGATAGCGCAACCGAAACCTATGAAGGGTTTGTGGCCGTCATGAAATGGGGCACGATCGCCTCTCTGATCGCAGGTGCGATTGTGGTGCTGCTGATCTCGAGCTGA
- a CDS encoding NAD(P) transhydrogenase subunit alpha — MKIAIIKELAAGERRVAGTPETVKKFKALGADVAVESGAGLNASIADADYAAAGGVVGDRAAAVAGADIILGVQAPDPATLAGAKPGAWIAAGFNPFGERGRVDAYAAAGLEALAMEFMPRITRAQSMDILSSQSNLSGYKAVLDAAAEYGKAFPMMMTAAGTVSAAKAFIMGVGVAGLQAIATARRLGAQVSATDVRSATREQIESLGAKPIFVESVKGIEGEGSGGYATEMSEEYQKAQAELISSHIAKQDIVITTALIPGRPAPRLITDAQIATMKPGSVIVDLAVEQGGNVEGAVAGEVVERHGVKIVGHRNVPSRLAADTSALFARNLYNFLSAFWDKEKNAPVLDEEIGNAIRLTQGGKVVSERLLG, encoded by the coding sequence ATGAAAATTGCAATTATCAAGGAGCTCGCCGCCGGCGAGCGCAGGGTCGCTGGTACGCCGGAGACCGTGAAGAAGTTCAAGGCGCTGGGCGCTGATGTGGCGGTCGAAAGCGGCGCGGGGCTCAACGCCTCGATTGCCGATGCCGACTATGCCGCGGCCGGAGGCGTGGTGGGTGATCGTGCTGCTGCGGTTGCCGGCGCGGACATTATTTTGGGCGTGCAGGCGCCCGATCCGGCGACTCTTGCCGGGGCGAAGCCGGGCGCTTGGATTGCCGCCGGCTTCAATCCCTTTGGTGAGCGCGGCCGCGTGGATGCCTATGCCGCCGCCGGATTGGAGGCGCTGGCGATGGAGTTCATGCCGCGCATCACGCGCGCGCAGTCGATGGATATTCTTTCGTCGCAATCGAACCTGTCCGGCTATAAGGCCGTGCTTGATGCCGCCGCCGAATATGGCAAGGCTTTCCCGATGATGATGACGGCTGCGGGCACGGTGTCCGCGGCCAAGGCCTTCATCATGGGCGTGGGCGTCGCCGGGCTTCAGGCGATCGCGACCGCTCGCCGTCTGGGCGCGCAGGTGTCGGCGACGGATGTGCGCTCGGCCACCAGGGAGCAGATCGAATCGCTCGGCGCCAAGCCAATCTTCGTCGAAAGCGTCAAGGGCATCGAGGGCGAAGGCTCCGGCGGCTATGCCACCGAAATGTCGGAGGAATATCAGAAAGCGCAGGCCGAACTGATTTCCAGCCACATCGCCAAGCAGGACATCGTCATCACCACGGCGCTGATTCCCGGACGTCCCGCCCCGCGCCTCATCACCGACGCGCAGATCGCGACGATGAAGCCAGGCAGCGTGATCGTCGACCTGGCCGTCGAACAGGGCGGCAATGTCGAAGGAGCAGTCGCTGGTGAAGTGGTCGAACGTCACGGCGTCAAGATCGTAGGGCATCGCAACGTGCCTTCGCGGCTGGCGGCGGATACTTCGGCCCTGTTCGCGCGCAATCTCTACAATTTCCTGTCGGCCTTTTGGGACAAGGAAAAGAACGCGCCAGTGCTAGACGAAGAGATCGGCAACGCCATCCGCCTGACGCAGGGCGGCAAGGTCGTGAGCGAACGCCTTCTGGGGTGA
- a CDS encoding proton-translocating transhydrogenase family protein: MDFISILSIFVLACFVGYYVVWSVTPALHTPLMAVTNAISSVIIVGALVASAEAGSAAAKYLGLIAVTLASVNIFGGFAVTERMLAMYKKKERK, from the coding sequence ATGGACTTCATCTCCATCCTGTCGATTTTCGTGCTGGCGTGTTTCGTTGGCTATTATGTGGTGTGGTCGGTGACCCCGGCGCTCCACACACCATTGATGGCGGTCACCAACGCCATTTCCTCCGTCATCATCGTTGGCGCGCTGGTCGCGTCCGCCGAGGCGGGCAGCGCGGCGGCCAAATATCTGGGCCTGATCGCGGTGACGCTGGCGTCGGTCAACATCTTCGGCGGCTTTGCCGTGACTGAACGGATGTTGGCGATGTACAAGAAGAAGGAGCGCAAATGA
- a CDS encoding NAD(P)(+) transhydrogenase (Re/Si-specific) subunit beta — translation MAAAGAEGVAASPFVSLAYLIAGVLFILALRGLSSPASSRRGNRMGMAGMAIAVATTLYTHDVISLPEIVGAIAIGGAIGFVIARKIEMTAMPQLVAAFHSLVGLAAVLVGAAAFLNPGAFGILDALTGEIHNASRIEMGLGVAIGAITFSGSVIAFLKLNGNMSGKPIMLPGRHLINLAMLAAILGLIAYFVTDQSPWIFWTVTALSFIIGFLLIIPIGGADMPVVVSMLNSYSGWAAAAMGFTLGNSAMIITGALVGSSGAILSYIMCKAMNRSFISVIAGGFGAETASAGGGAAIDRPYKRGSAEDAAFLMKQADSVIIVPGYGMAVSQAQHALREMGDLLKKEGVSVKYAIHPVAGRMPGHMNVLLAEANVPYDEVFELEDINSEFGQADVAFVIGANDVTNPAAKTDKTSPIYGMPILDVANAKSVLFVKRSMGGAGYAGVDNEVFYMDNTMMLLADAKKMVEEIVKGLAH, via the coding sequence ATGGCCGCCGCTGGCGCTGAAGGCGTCGCTGCTTCGCCCTTCGTTTCGCTCGCCTATCTGATTGCAGGCGTCCTCTTCATCCTCGCGCTGCGGGGCCTGTCCAGCCCGGCTTCGAGCCGCCGGGGCAATCGCATGGGCATGGCGGGCATGGCGATTGCCGTCGCCACCACGCTTTATACCCATGACGTCATCTCCCTGCCGGAGATCGTGGGCGCCATCGCCATCGGCGGCGCCATCGGCTTCGTTATTGCGCGCAAGATCGAGATGACCGCGATGCCGCAGCTCGTGGCAGCGTTCCACTCGCTCGTCGGTCTGGCAGCGGTGCTGGTCGGCGCGGCGGCTTTCCTCAATCCGGGGGCTTTCGGCATATTGGATGCGCTGACCGGCGAGATCCACAACGCCAGTCGTATCGAAATGGGGCTGGGCGTCGCCATCGGCGCGATCACCTTCTCTGGTTCGGTCATCGCCTTTCTGAAGCTCAACGGCAACATGTCGGGCAAGCCGATCATGCTGCCCGGCCGGCATCTCATCAACCTGGCCATGCTGGCTGCCATTCTGGGGCTGATCGCTTATTTCGTGACCGATCAGAGCCCGTGGATCTTCTGGACAGTCACGGCGCTGAGCTTCATCATCGGCTTCCTGCTCATCATCCCCATTGGTGGTGCGGACATGCCGGTCGTGGTGTCGATGCTGAACAGCTATTCGGGCTGGGCTGCTGCTGCCATGGGCTTCACGCTGGGCAATAGCGCAATGATCATCACTGGCGCGCTGGTGGGGTCGTCGGGTGCGATCTTGTCCTACATCATGTGCAAGGCGATGAACCGCAGCTTCATTAGCGTGATCGCAGGCGGTTTCGGTGCGGAGACGGCTTCGGCAGGCGGTGGAGCGGCGATCGATCGTCCCTATAAGCGCGGCAGTGCGGAGGATGCAGCCTTCCTGATGAAGCAGGCGGACAGCGTCATCATCGTGCCGGGCTATGGCATGGCGGTCAGCCAGGCGCAGCACGCGCTGCGCGAAATGGGCGACCTGCTCAAGAAGGAAGGCGTGTCGGTCAAATATGCGATCCATCCGGTCGCGGGCCGTATGCCGGGGCACATGAACGTGCTGCTGGCCGAAGCGAACGTGCCCTATGACGAGGTGTTCGAGCTGGAGGACATCAACAGCGAATTCGGCCAGGCCGACGTCGCCTTCGTCATCGGCGCGAACGACGTGACGAACCCGGCGGCGAAGACCGACAAGACGTCGCCCATATATGGCATGCCCATTCTGGATGTCGCCAATGCGAAGTCGGTGTTGTTCGTGAAGCGCTCCATGGGCGGGGCTGGTTATGCCGGCGTCGACAATGAAGTCTTCTACATGGACAACACGATGATGCTGCTGGCCGATGCCAAGAAGATGGTCGAGGAAATCGTCAAGGGGCTTGCCCACTAA
- a CDS encoding aspartate/glutamate racemase family protein — translation MRKLGLIGGLSWISTARYYEIINRTVHRAKGGQHSAPLLIESLDFAQVAGSVTQDDWDSAAEHLTGAARRLAQAGAESLLICANSMHRIYEQVQEAVSIPIIHIADVVGARMASDNIEKAALIGTRNVMMEKFYRQRLVSHGVSLLPPNMELAERINHIVYDELTLGKVSRESERFMKSELTDIAKEDVQAVVLACTELELVVDVKANVLPIYDCTSIHAKAGAAFILGE, via the coding sequence ATGCGTAAACTCGGCCTGATCGGTGGTCTCAGCTGGATTTCCACCGCCCGCTATTATGAGATCATCAACCGGACTGTCCATCGCGCGAAGGGCGGGCAGCATAGCGCGCCGCTGCTGATCGAAAGCCTGGACTTTGCTCAGGTCGCGGGCAGTGTGACGCAGGACGATTGGGATAGCGCGGCGGAACATCTGACCGGCGCGGCGCGACGGCTGGCGCAGGCGGGGGCGGAAAGCCTGCTGATTTGCGCCAATTCCATGCACCGAATTTATGAGCAGGTTCAGGAGGCGGTTAGCATACCGATCATCCATATCGCCGATGTCGTCGGCGCGCGGATGGCGAGCGACAATATCGAGAAAGCCGCGCTGATCGGCACCCGCAATGTCATGATGGAGAAATTCTACCGGCAGCGGCTGGTCTCGCACGGCGTATCGTTGTTGCCGCCAAACATGGAATTGGCTGAGCGGATCAATCACATCGTCTATGACGAACTGACGCTGGGCAAGGTGAGCCGCGAGAGTGAGCGGTTCATGAAGTCGGAACTGACCGACATCGCCAAGGAGGATGTGCAGGCGGTGGTGCTGGCTTGCACCGAACTGGAGCTGGTGGTCGATGTGAAGGCGAATGTGCTGCCCATCTATGACTGCACCTCGATTCACGCCAAGGCAGGGGCGGCTTTCATCCTTGGTGAATAG
- a CDS encoding DUF2147 domain-containing protein — MFSQSGLFAALAPAALFVTVIPALAAEPINGRWTTVEGKAIVLIAPCGKNLCGRIERIMKPTPGRPQTDINNPDPALRSKPLAGLALLSGFHDAGSFWKGTIYDPESGKSYTSKANRKPDGTLKVQGCIAFFCKAQVWTPVR; from the coding sequence ATGTTCTCCCAATCCGGCCTTTTTGCCGCCCTCGCGCCCGCCGCGCTTTTTGTCACGGTCATCCCGGCGCTGGCTGCGGAGCCGATCAATGGCCGCTGGACCACGGTCGAGGGCAAGGCCATCGTCCTGATCGCGCCCTGCGGCAAAAATCTGTGCGGTCGCATCGAACGCATCATGAAGCCCACACCGGGCCGTCCGCAAACAGACATCAACAATCCCGATCCCGCGCTGCGATCCAAACCGCTGGCAGGGTTGGCGCTGCTGAGCGGCTTCCATGATGCGGGTTCCTTCTGGAAGGGCACTATCTATGACCCGGAAAGCGGCAAAAGCTATACCAGCAAGGCCAACCGTAAGCCCGACGGCACGCTGAAAGTGCAGGGCTGCATCGCTTTCTTCTGCAAGGCGCAAGTCTGGACGCCAGTGCGATAA
- a CDS encoding type II secretion system F family protein, whose translation MEATPTGTLFGLTATDFGTLLAGLATMAVIFALYTVMTVRDPMAKRVKALNERREQLKAGITASTAKRRAKLVKKNQTTDRMRSFLSSLQVLQDDQLRDVQTRMAQAGIRSKEWAVAVIFARMVLPIICGGLAALLIYGVDFFPDWGGFKRFMVFAGALLLSYKGPDLYINNKVQKRSAAIRKGLPDALDLLVICAEAGLTVDAAFSRVARELGKAYPELGDEFQLTAIELAFLTDRRMAFENLATRVNLDAVKGVVTTMIQTEKYGTPLASALRVLSAEFRHERMMRAEEKAARLPAIMTVPLILFILPTLFVVILGPAACSISQAFK comes from the coding sequence ATGGAAGCGACCCCTACAGGCACCCTTTTTGGTCTCACCGCCACCGACTTCGGCACGCTGCTGGCCGGGCTGGCGACGATGGCCGTGATCTTCGCGCTCTACACGGTCATGACCGTGCGCGATCCGATGGCCAAGCGGGTCAAGGCCCTGAACGAGCGCCGCGAGCAGCTCAAGGCCGGCATCACCGCTTCCACGGCCAAACGCCGCGCCAAGCTGGTCAAGAAGAACCAGACGACCGATCGGATGCGGTCCTTCCTGTCCAGCCTTCAGGTGTTGCAGGACGACCAGTTGCGCGACGTGCAGACCCGCATGGCGCAGGCGGGTATCCGGTCGAAGGAATGGGCCGTCGCCGTCATCTTCGCCCGCATGGTCCTGCCGATCATCTGCGGCGGCCTCGCAGCGCTGCTGATCTATGGCGTGGATTTCTTCCCCGACTGGGGCGGTTTCAAGCGGTTCATGGTGTTCGCCGGGGCACTGCTGCTCTCCTACAAGGGGCCGGACCTCTATATCAACAACAAGGTGCAGAAGCGGTCCGCCGCAATCCGCAAAGGGCTGCCCGACGCGCTCGACCTGCTGGTGATCTGCGCCGAAGCGGGCCTGACGGTAGATGCCGCCTTCAGCCGCGTCGCGCGCGAACTGGGCAAGGCCTATCCCGAACTGGGCGACGAGTTTCAGCTTACCGCCATTGAGCTGGCCTTCCTGACCGATCGCCGCATGGCCTTTGAAAATCTTGCCACACGGGTCAATCTCGACGCGGTGAAGGGCGTGGTGACGACCATGATCCAGACCGAGAAATACGGCACACCGCTGGCCTCCGCGCTACGCGTCCTGTCCGCCGAATTCCGCCACGAACGCATGATGCGCGCCGAGGAAAAGGCCGCCCGCCTGCCCGCGATCATGACAGTGCCGCTGATTCTCTTCATCCTGCCGACCCTGTTTGTCGTCATTCTGGGTCCGGCGGCCTGCTCAATCAGCCAGGCTTTCAAATAA